A single window of Vibrio gazogenes DNA harbors:
- a CDS encoding dipeptide ABC transporter ATP-binding protein: MSLLEVKNLQIEYPSRHGVHAAVKSLSFQIERGEIVGVVGESGAGKSTVGNAVIDLLSPPGVIAGGEVYLNGEKISGLSPEQMRRVRGSKIGFIFQDPMTSLNPLFTVEQQLKETIHANMKVTDEEAYQRALALMQQVGIPQPENRLKQYPHQFSGGMRQRVVIAIALAGEPDLIIADEPTTALDVSIQDQILSLIRELCVQNQVGCMLVTHDMGVVSNVTDQVAVMYRGDLVEFGPTAQVLGTPQHPYTKSLISAVPRSDIKLDRFPLVSYIEEASEMEPLDIKNHWLGQRQDQRDYSGALLKVEDVNLRFVTKDSLFESRREYVQASNHVSFDVMEGETFGLVGESGSGKSTIARIIAGLYVPNSGKITFEGIDLTALTSEKARRPLRRQMQMVFQNPYTSMNPRMKVFDIIAEPIRFHHLTKNESETRQIVYDLLDHVGLGRMAGIKYPHEFSGGQRQRISIARALATRPRLLICDEPTSALDVSVQAQILNLLKDLQAELNLTMLFISHDLPVIRQMCDRVGVMKMGTLLEVAPTETLFSAPQHEYSRQLISLMPEFTGLKEDIAAMR, translated from the coding sequence ATGTCTCTTTTAGAAGTTAAAAATCTTCAAATCGAATATCCGTCACGCCACGGAGTACATGCCGCAGTGAAATCTCTTTCTTTTCAGATTGAGCGCGGAGAAATCGTCGGTGTCGTCGGTGAATCCGGGGCGGGGAAATCAACGGTCGGTAATGCTGTCATTGATCTGCTTAGCCCTCCTGGCGTGATTGCCGGTGGTGAGGTTTATTTAAATGGTGAAAAGATTTCGGGCCTGTCACCGGAGCAGATGAGACGTGTGCGGGGATCGAAAATTGGATTTATTTTTCAGGATCCGATGACATCATTGAATCCGCTCTTTACGGTTGAGCAGCAATTGAAAGAAACGATTCATGCCAACATGAAAGTGACGGATGAAGAAGCCTATCAGCGTGCTCTTGCTCTCATGCAGCAAGTTGGTATTCCTCAACCTGAGAACCGCTTGAAACAATACCCACATCAGTTTTCCGGAGGCATGCGTCAGCGAGTCGTCATTGCCATTGCACTGGCAGGTGAACCGGATTTGATTATTGCTGATGAACCAACCACTGCACTGGATGTTTCGATTCAGGATCAAATATTAAGCCTGATTCGGGAGTTATGTGTACAGAATCAAGTCGGCTGTATGCTTGTCACCCATGATATGGGGGTGGTGTCGAATGTCACCGATCAGGTCGCGGTGATGTATCGTGGTGATCTGGTTGAATTCGGACCGACAGCACAAGTTTTGGGAACACCGCAGCACCCTTATACCAAGAGCCTGATTTCAGCCGTCCCCCGTTCGGATATCAAGCTTGATCGTTTTCCTCTGGTCAGTTACATCGAAGAAGCCAGTGAAATGGAACCGCTGGATATTAAGAATCACTGGCTTGGGCAACGTCAGGATCAGCGTGACTATTCCGGTGCATTATTGAAGGTTGAAGATGTTAACCTGCGTTTTGTGACCAAAGATTCCTTGTTTGAAAGTCGGCGTGAGTATGTGCAAGCTTCAAACCATGTGAGTTTTGATGTGATGGAAGGTGAAACCTTCGGTTTGGTCGGGGAGTCTGGTTCAGGTAAATCAACCATTGCACGCATTATTGCCGGTTTGTATGTACCAAACTCTGGGAAAATAACCTTTGAGGGGATCGATCTCACCGCTCTCACTTCAGAAAAAGCGCGTCGTCCGCTACGTCGTCAGATGCAGATGGTTTTTCAAAATCCGTATACTTCAATGAATCCTCGCATGAAGGTGTTTGATATTATCGCTGAGCCGATCCGGTTTCATCATTTGACTAAAAACGAATCTGAAACGCGTCAGATTGTTTATGACTTGCTGGATCATGTTGGTTTGGGACGAATGGCGGGTATCAAGTATCCGCATGAGTTCTCCGGTGGACAACGCCAACGTATTTCAATCGCGCGGGCTTTGGCGACGCGGCCCCGATTATTGATTTGTGACGAACCCACATCTGCGCTGGATGTTTCGGTTCAGGCACAAATCCTGAATTTGTTGAAAGACTTACAAGCAGAATTGAATTTAACCATGCTCTTTATCAGTCATGATTTACCGGTGATTCGCCAAATGTGCGATCGGGTTGGCGTGATGAAGATGGGAACATTACTGGAAGTTGCACCGACAGAAACGTTGTTTTCTGCACCGCAACATGAATATAGCCGTCAGTTAATCTCTCTGATGCCTGAATTTACAGGGCTGAAAGAAGATATTGCGGCAATGCGTTGA
- a CDS encoding ABC transporter permease, with amino-acid sequence MFSFLLKRLVQAFVVMFVISLVAFAIQDNLGDPLRELVGQSVSEAQRQVLRDEMGLNDPFMVKYVRFIKAASHGDLGTSYFFKRPALDVILEKLVATLELVFGAAAIIICLSIPLGVYSAIHPKSFFSKLIMAGSSIGISIPVFLTAIMLMYIFSIELGWLPSYGRGDTANVLGWESGFFTLDGLAHLILPCVSLASIMLPLFIRLVRSEMLEVLSSEYIKFAKAKGLALRKIYYRHALKNTMLPVLTVGGVQLGTMVAYTILTETVFQWPGTGFLFLEAINRVDTPLITAYVIFVGLIFVVTNTIVDLLYGLINPTVNLTGKGA; translated from the coding sequence ATGTTCTCTTTCCTGCTCAAGCGTCTGGTTCAGGCGTTTGTCGTTATGTTTGTCATTAGCTTAGTCGCTTTTGCCATTCAGGATAATTTAGGTGATCCATTGCGTGAGCTGGTGGGTCAGTCCGTATCAGAAGCACAGCGACAGGTTCTTCGTGATGAAATGGGGCTCAATGACCCATTTATGGTGAAGTATGTCCGGTTTATCAAAGCGGCATCTCACGGTGATCTTGGGACGTCATATTTCTTTAAGCGTCCAGCACTGGATGTGATTTTGGAAAAGCTGGTCGCAACACTGGAGTTGGTGTTTGGTGCTGCCGCAATTATTATTTGCCTGTCGATTCCTCTTGGTGTTTATTCAGCGATCCATCCGAAAAGTTTTTTTTCCAAGCTGATTATGGCGGGTAGTAGTATCGGTATTTCGATTCCTGTTTTTCTGACCGCAATTATGTTGATGTATATTTTTTCGATTGAATTGGGGTGGTTGCCTTCTTATGGTCGGGGTGACACAGCCAATGTTTTGGGATGGGAGTCAGGCTTCTTTACACTCGATGGTTTAGCACACCTGATTCTACCGTGTGTCTCACTGGCATCGATAATGTTGCCATTGTTCATTCGTCTGGTTCGCTCGGAAATGCTGGAAGTTCTGAGTTCGGAATACATTAAGTTTGCTAAAGCAAAAGGATTGGCATTACGTAAGATTTACTATCGTCATGCTCTGAAAAATACCATGTTACCGGTATTGACGGTTGGTGGGGTACAGCTCGGCACGATGGTCGCTTATACCATCCTGACCGAGACGGTTTTTCAATGGCCGGGGACTGGCTTTCTGTTTCTGGAAGCTATCAATCGGGTCGATACACCATTGATTACCGCTTATGTTATTTTTGTCGGTCTCATTTTCGTGGTGACGAATACCATTGTCGATCTGCTCTATGGATTGATTAACCCGACCGTAAACCTCACCGGAAAAGGAGCATGA
- a CDS encoding ABC transporter permease codes for MKEAVSAPSLWERFKKSDFLYYFSHDKVAMFSFAVFLTFVVVSLLAPVIAPTNPYDLTSLDIMDSEIPPAWMPDGDSRFLLGTDDQGRDILSTMLYGSRLSLTIGFLAVALQLFLGIIIGLSSGYFGGRIDSFLMRFADVQLSFSTMMVAIIVSAIFKASFGSEFYSEYAVIMLVVIIGIAEWPQYARTIRASVLAEKKKEYVEAARVMGFKSLRIMFRHILPNCLSPILVISTVQVANAIMSEAALSFLGLGLPVDQPSLGSLISIGFNYIFSGSWWITAFPGVVLVLLVLVINLLGDWLRDVFNPKIYKG; via the coding sequence ATGAAAGAGGCCGTATCTGCCCCGTCTCTCTGGGAGCGCTTTAAAAAATCGGATTTTCTCTACTATTTTTCTCATGACAAAGTCGCGATGTTCAGCTTTGCTGTTTTTCTCACTTTTGTTGTGGTTTCTCTGTTGGCACCCGTGATTGCCCCGACTAATCCTTATGATCTGACGTCGTTGGATATTATGGATTCGGAAATCCCACCGGCATGGATGCCCGACGGGGATAGTCGTTTCTTACTTGGTACCGATGATCAGGGTCGCGATATTCTCTCGACGATGTTATATGGTTCTCGACTCTCCTTGACTATCGGTTTTTTGGCGGTGGCACTACAACTGTTTCTCGGCATTATCATCGGCCTTTCATCCGGGTATTTCGGTGGCCGGATAGATAGCTTTTTGATGCGTTTTGCCGATGTGCAGTTATCTTTTTCAACCATGATGGTTGCAATCATTGTTTCGGCAATTTTTAAGGCAAGTTTCGGGAGTGAGTTCTATAGTGAATATGCGGTGATTATGCTGGTTGTTATCATCGGTATTGCCGAATGGCCACAATACGCAAGAACGATTCGTGCTTCTGTACTTGCCGAGAAGAAAAAAGAGTATGTTGAAGCAGCCCGCGTGATGGGATTTAAATCACTGCGAATCATGTTCCGTCACATCCTGCCCAATTGCTTATCCCCGATTTTGGTGATTTCAACGGTTCAGGTTGCCAATGCGATCATGTCTGAAGCGGCACTTTCTTTCCTCGGTCTTGGATTGCCGGTTGACCAACCATCGCTTGGCTCGCTGATTAGTATCGGTTTTAATTATATTTTCTCCGGTTCATGGTGGATTACAGCATTCCCCGGCGTTGTGTTGGTTCTGTTGGTTCTGGTGATTAACCTGCTTGGTGACTGGCTCCGGGATGTTTTTAATCCTAAAATTTATAAAGGATGA
- the yjfF gene encoding galactofuranose ABC transporter, permease protein YjfF, which produces MIKRNLPLVITILVFIIGYLICLVEFPAFASTRVICNILTDNAFLGIVAVGMTFVILSGGIDLSVGAVIAFTGVFLAKMIGDWQVAPQLAIVIVLIMGSAFGAGMGWLIHTLKIPPFIITLAGMFFLRGTSFLISEQSLPITHPFFRELSRSMWKIAGGGRLSLLAVIMLAVVIIGIFVAHRTRFGNNVYAIGGNAVSAGLMGVAVKQTTIGIYMLSTLLATTAGIVFSIYTSAGYPLAAVGVELDAIAAVVIGGTLLSGGVGTVFGSLFGVLIQGLIQTYITFDGTLSSWWTKIIIGILLFAFIGLQRLLIVISERNKVVNTMKAATAEGT; this is translated from the coding sequence ATGATAAAGCGTAATTTACCGCTCGTTATTACCATTCTGGTATTTATCATTGGCTACCTGATTTGCTTGGTTGAGTTTCCGGCTTTTGCATCAACCCGGGTGATTTGTAATATTCTGACAGACAATGCCTTTTTGGGTATCGTCGCGGTTGGTATGACCTTTGTCATACTCTCCGGTGGGATTGATTTGTCCGTTGGTGCCGTGATTGCGTTTACCGGTGTTTTTCTGGCGAAAATGATTGGTGACTGGCAGGTTGCGCCACAATTGGCCATCGTGATTGTTCTCATCATGGGCAGTGCATTTGGTGCCGGGATGGGGTGGTTAATTCACACCTTAAAAATCCCGCCTTTCATCATTACGCTGGCCGGGATGTTCTTCTTGCGGGGAACCAGCTTCCTGATATCAGAACAGTCGCTGCCAATCACTCACCCCTTTTTCCGGGAGCTGTCCCGCAGTATGTGGAAAATTGCCGGAGGCGGACGCCTGAGTTTGCTGGCAGTCATTATGCTGGCCGTGGTGATTATCGGTATTTTCGTCGCTCATCGCACTCGCTTTGGTAATAATGTGTATGCCATTGGGGGGAATGCAGTTTCCGCTGGATTGATGGGTGTTGCCGTCAAGCAAACCACCATCGGTATTTACATGCTGTCCACCTTATTGGCGACAACGGCCGGGATTGTATTTTCGATTTACACCTCTGCCGGTTATCCGCTGGCTGCTGTCGGGGTCGAACTGGATGCCATTGCTGCGGTTGTAATCGGAGGAACACTACTTTCCGGTGGTGTCGGAACCGTGTTCGGTTCTCTGTTCGGGGTGCTCATTCAAGGGTTAATTCAGACGTACATTACCTTCGATGGTACACTGAGCTCATGGTGGACCAAAATTATTATCGGTATTTTGCTATTCGCCTTCATCGGATTGCAGCGATTACTGATTGTCATTTCAGAACGGAATAAAGTCGTGAACACCATGAAAGCAGCGACTGCCGAAGGGACTTGA
- the ytfR gene encoding galactofuranose ABC transporter, ATP-binding protein YtfR: MSLENNNDIVLHAKGICKYFPGVRALNNVDFTLRKGEIMALLGENGAGKSTLIKSLTGVYQRDSGDILLEGNPINPQSTADAQALGIGTVYQEVNLLPNMSIMDNLFIGHEPKKFGLVDRKTMQTKAREIVTQYNLNIDVTQPLNHFSVAIQQVIAIARAVSLSAKILILDEPTASLDSNEVEMLYGIMRDLRDQGISLVFITHFLDQVYAVSDRITILRNGELVGSEETAKLPRIELIKMMLGRELEDNALERVGKTRLSDSPIAKFVQFGKKGTIEPFDLEIYPGEIVGLAGLLGSGRTETAQVIFGIEPNDSGESYIKSKPIKIRSARQASSLGFGFCPEDRKTDGIIASASVRENIILALQAQRGWFRPLSRSEQEEASKRFISQLSIKTPSMEQPIEFLSGGNQQKVLLARWLLTKPKFLILDEPTRGIDVGAHAEIIRLIESLCANGLGLLVISSELEELVGYADRVIVLRDRKQVAEIPAENLSVPNIMQAIAM, encoded by the coding sequence ATGTCATTGGAAAACAATAATGACATCGTTTTACATGCCAAAGGGATTTGCAAATATTTTCCCGGAGTACGAGCCCTGAATAACGTTGATTTTACGCTGAGAAAGGGTGAAATCATGGCATTGCTTGGCGAAAACGGTGCAGGAAAGTCCACATTAATTAAGTCGCTGACTGGGGTTTATCAGCGCGACAGCGGTGACATTTTGTTAGAGGGGAATCCCATCAATCCCCAAAGTACCGCTGACGCGCAAGCGCTGGGAATCGGTACCGTGTATCAAGAGGTCAACCTGCTCCCGAATATGTCCATTATGGATAACCTGTTCATTGGTCACGAACCGAAAAAATTTGGGTTAGTAGATCGCAAAACGATGCAGACAAAGGCTCGGGAGATAGTTACACAGTACAACCTTAATATCGATGTCACTCAGCCGCTCAATCATTTTTCTGTCGCGATTCAGCAAGTTATCGCTATCGCGAGAGCCGTGTCACTTTCTGCAAAAATTCTGATCCTCGACGAGCCAACCGCCAGTCTGGACAGTAATGAAGTGGAAATGCTGTACGGCATCATGCGTGATTTACGCGACCAAGGGATTAGCCTCGTCTTTATTACGCACTTTTTAGATCAGGTCTATGCCGTCAGTGATCGTATTACGATTTTAAGAAATGGCGAGTTGGTCGGTTCCGAGGAAACAGCCAAACTCCCCCGTATCGAGTTGATTAAAATGATGCTCGGCCGTGAGCTCGAAGACAACGCTCTGGAAAGAGTGGGTAAAACCCGTCTCAGTGACAGTCCTATTGCGAAATTTGTTCAGTTCGGTAAAAAAGGCACCATTGAGCCGTTTGATCTGGAAATCTATCCCGGTGAAATTGTCGGTTTAGCCGGACTGCTTGGCTCAGGCAGAACCGAAACCGCACAAGTCATTTTCGGGATTGAGCCCAATGATAGCGGTGAGAGTTATATCAAAAGCAAGCCGATCAAAATTCGCTCCGCCAGACAAGCCTCCTCTTTGGGATTCGGCTTTTGCCCCGAAGACCGAAAAACGGACGGTATCATTGCATCTGCATCGGTGCGTGAAAATATCATTCTGGCACTTCAGGCTCAACGCGGCTGGTTCCGCCCCTTGTCCCGCTCGGAACAAGAAGAAGCGTCAAAACGTTTTATCAGCCAGTTATCAATCAAAACCCCAAGTATGGAACAACCGATCGAATTCTTATCGGGAGGTAATCAGCAAAAAGTGCTACTGGCTCGGTGGTTATTAACCAAGCCGAAGTTTCTGATTCTCGATGAACCAACCCGAGGGATTGATGTAGGTGCACACGCGGAAATCATTCGTCTGATTGAGTCCTTGTGTGCTAACGGACTGGGCTTGCTGGTCATCTCTTCAGAGCTAGAAGAGCTGGTTGGTTACGCGGATCGGGTGATTGTGCTCAGAGATCGAAAACAGGTGGCAGAAATTCCAGCGGAAAATCTGTCGGTTCCCAATATCATGCAAGCGATTGCTATGTGA
- a CDS encoding ABC transporter substrate-binding protein: MKMIKTKLAVALMAVGLSFSAAAADITIAYAADPVSMDPQEQLSEATLQLSHMVFDPLVRYTQSKEFEPRLATSWERINDTTMRFHLRHGVKFHTGNPFSADDIIWTFNRLKSSGDYKGIFASIDKAVKVDDYTVDLVTKGPYPLILQNATYIFAMDSKFYSGKTKDGKDKSEIIKHGNSFASTHESGTGPFVVTYREQGVKVEFERFKDYWDKDSKGNVDHLTWVPIKEDATRVAALLSGDVDMIAPVAPNDLDRIDEAKGIDLVTISGERIITFQMNEKSQPAFKDKRVREAVTYAVNNTGIVKKIMKGFATTAAQQSPVGYAGHDPDLKPRYDLKKAKALMKEAGYEKGFTISMIAPNNRYVNDAKIAQAVASMLSKIGIKVDLKTMPKAQYWPEFDKCAADMLMIGWASDTQDSGNFSEYLTMTRNSDTGKGQYNCGYYSNPEVDRLVEASNVETDSAKRSTMLKEVEAKLYHDAAFVPLHWQNLAWGAKSNVDIKPVVNSMNYPYLGDLVVKE, from the coding sequence ATGAAAATGATAAAAACGAAACTAGCTGTAGCATTGATGGCTGTTGGACTGAGTTTTTCAGCCGCTGCTGCCGATATTACAATTGCTTATGCAGCTGATCCGGTGTCTATGGATCCTCAGGAACAGTTGTCTGAAGCGACCTTACAATTGTCTCACATGGTGTTCGATCCCCTTGTTCGCTATACCCAGTCTAAAGAGTTTGAACCCCGTCTGGCGACAAGTTGGGAACGCATCAATGACACCACCATGCGCTTCCATTTGCGTCATGGTGTGAAATTCCACACCGGTAACCCTTTTTCCGCGGATGATATTATCTGGACGTTCAATCGTCTGAAATCGTCAGGGGATTATAAAGGGATCTTTGCTTCAATCGATAAAGCCGTCAAAGTTGATGATTATACCGTTGATCTGGTGACCAAAGGCCCTTACCCACTGATTCTGCAAAATGCGACTTATATTTTCGCGATGGATAGCAAGTTCTATTCAGGCAAAACCAAAGATGGCAAAGACAAATCAGAAATTATCAAGCACGGTAATTCTTTCGCCTCCACGCATGAATCGGGTACGGGGCCATTTGTTGTTACCTACCGCGAGCAAGGCGTAAAAGTTGAGTTTGAACGGTTCAAGGATTACTGGGATAAAGATTCAAAAGGCAACGTTGATCACCTCACATGGGTCCCAATCAAAGAAGATGCAACGCGTGTTGCTGCCCTGTTGTCCGGCGATGTTGACATGATTGCACCGGTTGCACCCAATGATCTGGATCGAATTGATGAAGCGAAAGGCATTGATTTGGTGACAATTTCCGGTGAACGGATTATCACTTTCCAGATGAATGAGAAAAGTCAGCCGGCCTTTAAAGACAAGCGTGTGCGTGAAGCAGTGACTTATGCCGTCAATAATACCGGGATTGTGAAAAAAATCATGAAGGGTTTTGCGACCACCGCAGCACAACAGAGCCCGGTGGGGTATGCGGGTCACGACCCAGATCTGAAACCACGTTATGACCTGAAAAAAGCCAAAGCGCTGATGAAAGAAGCCGGATATGAAAAAGGCTTTACCATCTCGATGATTGCACCGAATAACCGTTATGTGAATGATGCAAAAATTGCACAAGCAGTTGCTTCAATGTTGTCTAAAATCGGTATCAAAGTCGATCTGAAAACCATGCCAAAAGCACAATACTGGCCAGAGTTTGATAAATGTGCCGCAGATATGCTGATGATTGGTTGGGCTTCAGATACACAGGATTCAGGCAACTTTTCTGAATACCTGACAATGACACGCAATTCTGATACGGGTAAAGGCCAGTATAACTGTGGCTATTATTCGAACCCAGAAGTTGATCGTCTGGTCGAAGCATCCAATGTTGAAACGGATTCAGCCAAGCGTTCAACGATGCTAAAAGAAGTTGAAGCGAAACTGTATCACGATGCCGCATTTGTACCGCTACACTGGCAAAACCTTGCCTGGGGCGCTAAATCCAATGTGGATATCAAACCTGTTGTGAACTCGATGAATTACCCTTACTTGGGTGATCTAGTCGTTAAAGAGTAA
- a CDS encoding ABC transporter substrate-binding protein: MLKRFMTLFLILFVPQVVAQVTTVTDVLGRQVTLDLPAKRVVLGFYGEDYMAIGTEKSFDHVVGMSKGIWEQWRPANWAMYVAHRPSLETLPDVGKVDTQTFSVEKVISLHPDLLVLAEWQYKGLGSDVGRMEQAGIPVIVIDYNAQTLERHIESTLIIGQITGQEARAQKIATEYKNMIQLVKDRLAKANRPKPTIYAEFGFPGTKEYGYTFGKNMWGAMAEVAGGENISKPFVEWWGHLNPEQVLAAQPDVILLTGYEFGGADDSMIIGQNVDRATALARLKGYKHRLGWESLPAVKNNRMIGIYHGASRSIMDAPMTQYIAKALYPDLFADLDPEAEYLNFYKKYLPVTPTGTFAVSL, from the coding sequence ATGCTTAAAAGGTTTATGACGCTTTTTTTGATTTTATTTGTGCCTCAGGTTGTTGCTCAGGTGACAACGGTGACCGACGTATTAGGTCGTCAGGTCACTCTTGATCTACCAGCTAAACGTGTCGTGCTCGGTTTTTATGGCGAAGACTATATGGCCATCGGTACGGAAAAGTCATTTGATCATGTGGTAGGAATGTCAAAAGGGATTTGGGAGCAGTGGCGCCCAGCGAACTGGGCGATGTATGTTGCGCATCGACCATCACTGGAAACCTTACCTGATGTCGGTAAAGTGGATACTCAGACATTCTCTGTCGAAAAAGTGATTAGTTTGCACCCTGATTTGTTGGTATTGGCTGAGTGGCAATACAAAGGCCTAGGCAGTGATGTGGGCCGTATGGAACAAGCGGGAATCCCGGTGATTGTGATTGATTACAACGCGCAAACGCTTGAGCGGCATATTGAAAGCACGTTAATTATCGGCCAGATCACCGGTCAGGAAGCGCGCGCACAGAAAATTGCAACTGAATACAAAAACATGATTCAGTTGGTGAAAGATCGTCTGGCGAAGGCCAATCGACCCAAACCAACCATCTATGCTGAGTTTGGTTTTCCGGGAACGAAAGAATATGGTTACACTTTCGGCAAAAATATGTGGGGTGCGATGGCCGAAGTTGCCGGGGGAGAAAACATCTCCAAGCCGTTTGTTGAATGGTGGGGACATTTGAATCCTGAGCAAGTTTTAGCCGCTCAGCCAGATGTTATACTGCTCACCGGTTATGAATTTGGTGGCGCTGATGATTCCATGATTATTGGTCAGAATGTTGATCGTGCGACAGCATTGGCCCGTTTGAAAGGGTACAAGCACCGTTTAGGTTGGGAGAGCCTGCCAGCGGTCAAGAATAACCGTATGATTGGCATCTATCACGGTGCTTCGCGCAGTATTATGGATGCACCAATGACACAGTATATTGCCAAAGCATTGTATCCGGATCTGTTTGCTGATCTGGATCCTGAAGCGGAATACCTCAACTTCTATAAGAAGTATCTGCCAGTGACACCAACAGGCACTTTTGCCGTTTCTCTGTAG
- the ytfT gene encoding galactofuranose ABC transporter, ATP-binding protein YtfT: MDTSSLRAHFSSGWQQRLPKGTPQIAALICVLLINSLAADNFFSINIQDGRLFGSVIDILNRCSPVALLTIGMTLVIATGGIDLSVGAVMAISGATFASLATQGYPIAVIILVSLLAGALCGLWNGFLVAVFKIQPIVATLILMVAGRGIAQLITEGQIVTFNNETLAWIGSGSFLYLPAPVVITIVVAAAIWLLTQKTALGLFIESVGINIRAAKNAGINAPTVVISTYVISGITAAVAGMIVAADIRGADANNAGLWLEMDAILAVVIGGTSLAGGRFNLFIALVGALIIQGVNTGILLSGYQPQWNQIVKAIVVLLVLIMQSPAVVQLLKGGRRHDKA; the protein is encoded by the coding sequence ATGGATACATCAAGTTTACGGGCTCATTTTAGCTCGGGCTGGCAGCAGAGATTACCCAAAGGCACGCCGCAGATCGCAGCCCTCATCTGTGTGCTATTGATCAATAGCCTCGCGGCAGACAACTTCTTTTCTATTAATATACAAGATGGCCGACTGTTCGGTAGCGTGATTGATATCCTCAACCGTTGCTCACCAGTGGCACTATTAACCATTGGCATGACGTTGGTGATTGCCACCGGCGGGATCGATTTGTCCGTCGGTGCCGTGATGGCGATCAGTGGTGCAACATTTGCCAGTCTGGCAACTCAGGGCTATCCGATTGCAGTCATTATTCTGGTCTCATTACTGGCCGGTGCTTTGTGTGGCTTGTGGAACGGCTTTCTGGTCGCGGTTTTCAAAATACAACCGATCGTTGCCACGCTGATCCTGATGGTTGCCGGACGAGGCATTGCCCAGCTGATTACCGAAGGGCAAATCGTGACATTCAATAATGAAACGTTAGCTTGGATCGGAAGTGGTTCTTTCTTGTATCTACCAGCACCAGTGGTCATCACGATTGTGGTTGCAGCAGCAATCTGGCTGCTGACTCAGAAAACAGCATTAGGTCTGTTTATTGAGTCCGTCGGGATTAATATCCGAGCCGCTAAAAATGCCGGTATTAATGCACCAACAGTGGTGATTTCAACTTACGTGATCAGTGGGATTACGGCTGCGGTTGCCGGTATGATCGTCGCGGCTGATATCCGTGGTGCGGATGCCAACAATGCCGGGTTATGGCTGGAAATGGATGCGATTCTCGCGGTAGTCATCGGGGGCACCTCCCTTGCCGGAGGACGTTTCAATCTCTTTATTGCGCTTGTGGGCGCACTGATCATTCAAGGCGTAAATACTGGGATTCTGCTTTCCGGCTATCAGCCCCAATGGAATCAAATCGTCAAAGCGATTGTGGTCTTGTTGGTGCTGATCATGCAATCTCCGGCCGTGGTGCAACTGCTCAAAGGAGGACGCCGACATGATAAAGCGTAA
- a CDS encoding SPOR domain-containing protein, whose protein sequence is MIKVTRNILMGSALFSCIFGAHWVNAQEEFLCDATQASTQELPTLDKNCPVGEGLWGKSRPRSQNSMFWIQCGIFSQPMPLADAKILYRQISTDVWMKPGANQYRCLIGPYNDIRKARQELKKVRRLKAYHEAFIREVRKPQQGAARTSTSSKSAVAQQRASQPRAARQPSTSPQPPQAAKTPTAPVANQAATAPKARVPKAKDVVIRKQTVIAGVTYVIPFLGVKASQFYMEYEIPWNRLSYEQAYATCQKIGMKMATESQWKQLLASQVMNREQWPLYLPYWGRDKKGMFTNGKVSQLKGSSLLNVVCVQ, encoded by the coding sequence ATGATAAAGGTCACCAGAAATATCCTGATGGGTTCTGCCTTATTTTCTTGTATTTTTGGGGCTCATTGGGTAAACGCACAAGAAGAATTTCTTTGTGATGCGACACAGGCATCTACACAAGAGCTTCCCACATTAGACAAAAATTGTCCGGTAGGCGAAGGCCTATGGGGAAAAAGCCGACCTCGGAGTCAGAACTCAATGTTCTGGATTCAGTGTGGTATTTTTAGTCAGCCGATGCCGTTAGCTGATGCAAAGATACTTTATCGACAAATTTCTACGGATGTCTGGATGAAACCCGGTGCCAATCAATATCGTTGCTTGATCGGCCCGTATAATGATATTCGCAAAGCCAGACAGGAACTCAAGAAAGTTCGTCGGTTGAAAGCATATCACGAAGCATTTATCCGGGAGGTTCGTAAACCGCAACAAGGAGCGGCGAGAACCTCCACATCATCGAAATCTGCTGTGGCTCAACAGCGCGCGAGTCAGCCTCGTGCCGCCCGACAGCCATCTACATCGCCTCAGCCACCTCAAGCGGCCAAAACGCCAACGGCACCGGTGGCAAATCAGGCAGCAACAGCCCCGAAGGCTCGCGTTCCCAAAGCAAAAGACGTGGTTATCCGTAAGCAAACGGTCATTGCCGGGGTAACATATGTGATTCCTTTTCTGGGGGTGAAAGCATCCCAGTTTTATATGGAATATGAAATTCCTTGGAACCGGTTGAGCTATGAACAAGCCTATGCGACCTGTCAAAAAATTGGCATGAAAATGGCGACGGAGAGTCAGTGGAAACAACTGTTGGCATCTCAAGTGATGAACCGGGAGCAGTGGCCTCTTTACCTGCCTTATTGGGGACGTGACAAGAAAGGGATGTTCACCAACGGCAAAGTCAGCCAGTTGAAAGGCTCATCGCTGCTGAATGTGGTGTGCGTCCAATAA